Proteins encoded together in one Helicobacter pylori window:
- a CDS encoding DNA cytosine methyltransferase translates to MSKYNCIDLFSGAGGLSLGFANTNRFNILAHIEWEKPMVTTLRNALIKRFKISEKETKKRVIKFDIQKTDELINGSWSDETLKIYGSDNDESVSQFGLNGVISGKKIDVIFGGPPCQAYSLAGRAQDKHSMKYDYRNYLFESFVKIVDYYQPQCFVFENVPGMLSAKPGNQFVKDRIYEAFSKIGYEIKKPNEMKEIVYSSDDYEVLQTRKRVIVFGVRKDNKERLFKFYQNLDNLKSKNPPLSVKDAIGHLPKFRPLKTPLKINNKNISHELIGANNLAQNFPRYNNLRDLKAMKFWIENNMNNAPAKEKLDFYTKITGKVSNHNKYRNLEWDKPSPTLVAHLQKDGFMFIHPEADQSRSITIREAAILQTFPNDFEFIGSQAACFKMIGNAVPINFAKNIALAVAKVLDEKN, encoded by the coding sequence ATGAGCAAATATAATTGCATAGATTTATTTAGTGGGGCTGGCGGTTTATCATTGGGCTTTGCGAATACAAATAGATTTAATATTTTAGCCCACATTGAGTGGGAAAAACCTATGGTTACTACACTGAGAAACGCTTTAATCAAACGCTTTAAGATCAGTGAAAAAGAAACAAAAAAAAGAGTTATTAAATTTGATATTCAAAAAACTGATGAATTGATAAATGGCTCTTGGAGTGATGAAACTCTTAAAATTTATGGATCTGATAATGATGAAAGCGTTAGCCAATTTGGGCTAAATGGCGTAATTAGTGGTAAAAAAATAGATGTTATCTTTGGCGGTCCTCCTTGTCAAGCTTATTCCCTTGCGGGTAGAGCGCAAGATAAACACTCTATGAAATATGATTATAGGAATTATCTTTTTGAAAGTTTTGTTAAAATAGTTGATTATTACCAACCACAATGTTTTGTGTTTGAAAACGTTCCTGGCATGCTTAGCGCAAAACCGGGTAATCAATTTGTAAAAGACAGGATTTATGAAGCTTTTTCAAAAATAGGGTATGAAATTAAAAAACCAAATGAAATGAAAGAGATAGTCTATTCCAGCGATGATTATGAAGTCCTACAAACCAGAAAACGAGTGATCGTATTTGGCGTTCGCAAAGACAATAAAGAGCGGTTATTCAAATTTTATCAAAATCTAGACAATCTCAAATCAAAAAACCCACCGCTTAGCGTTAAAGACGCTATTGGCCATTTACCCAAGTTTAGACCACTCAAAACGCCCTTAAAAATCAACAATAAAAACATTTCTCACGAACTTATTGGCGCAAATAATTTGGCACAAAATTTTCCACGATATAATAATTTACGAGATTTAAAAGCGATGAAATTTTGGATTGAAAACAACATGAATAACGCTCCCGCAAAAGAAAAGCTTGACTTTTACACTAAGATTACAGGAAAAGTCTCAAACCATAACAAATACAGGAATTTAGAATGGGATAAACCATCGCCAACCTTAGTGGCGCATTTGCAAAAAGATGGTTTTATGTTTATACACCCAGAAGCCGATCAGAGCCGCTCAATCACCATAAGAGAAGCAGCGATTTTACAGACTTTTCCTAATGATTTTGAATTTATCGGATCGCAAGCGGCTTGTTTTAAAATGATAGGCAATGCAGTGCCAATTAATTTTGCCAAAAATATAGCCCTAGCAGTGGCAAAGGTCTTAGATGAAAAAAACTAA
- a CDS encoding apolipoprotein N-acyltransferase: protein MRLILFNQNAFLLACMFVSSAYANAVLDAYVVENPYISIMLTSLLAPLSMLAFLKTPRNSAFALGFFVGALLFYWCALSFRYSDFTYLLPLIIVLVALVYGVLFYLLLYFENPYFRLLSFLGSSFIHPFGFDWLVPDSFFSYSVFRVDKLSLGLIFLACIFLSAQNLKKYRMIGVLLLLGALDFHFFKTSDLTEVGNVELVSTRTPQDLKFDSNYLNNIENNILKEIKLAQSKQKTLIVFPETAYPIALENSPFKAKLEDLSDNIAILIGTLRAQGYSLYNSSFLFSKKSVQIADKVILAPFGEIMPLPKFLQKPLEKLFFGESAYLYRNAPHFSDFTLDDFTFRPLICYEGTSKPAYSNSPSKIFIVMSNNAWFSPSIEPTLQRTLLKYYARRYDKIILHSANFSTSYILSPSLLGDILFRKRS, encoded by the coding sequence ATGCGTCTTATTCTGTTCAATCAAAACGCTTTTTTATTGGCATGCATGTTTGTTTCAAGTGCGTATGCGAACGCTGTTTTAGACGCTTATGTGGTTGAAAACCCTTATATTTCTATCATGCTCACAAGCCTACTAGCCCCTTTAAGCATGCTAGCGTTTTTAAAAACCCCTAGAAACAGCGCTTTTGCTTTGGGTTTTTTCGTGGGGGCGTTATTGTTTTACTGGTGCGCTTTAAGCTTTCGCTATTCGGATTTCACTTATTTATTGCCCTTAATCATTGTTTTAGTAGCGTTAGTTTATGGGGTTTTATTTTATTTGTTGCTCTATTTTGAAAACCCCTACTTCAGGCTTTTGAGTTTTTTAGGCTCTAGTTTTATCCACCCTTTTGGATTTGATTGGTTAGTCCCGGATAGCTTTTTTTCTTATAGCGTGTTTAGGGTGGATAAATTATCTTTAGGGCTTATTTTTTTAGCTTGCATTTTTTTGAGCGCTCAAAATCTTAAAAAATACAGAATGATAGGGGTTTTATTGCTGCTTGGCGCGTTGGATTTTCATTTTTTTAAAACAAGCGATTTAACAGAGGTTGGAAATGTTGAATTAGTCTCTACAAGAACGCCCCAAGATTTGAAATTTGATTCAAACTACCTTAACAATATTGAAAACAACATCCTTAAAGAAATCAAACTCGCTCAAAGCAAGCAAAAAACCCTGATTGTTTTTCCAGAGACCGCCTACCCCATCGCTTTAGAAAACTCCCCTTTTAAAGCGAAGTTAGAAGATTTAAGCGATAATATTGCTATTTTAATAGGGACATTGCGCGCTCAAGGCTATAGCCTTTATAACAGCTCGTTTTTATTTTCTAAAAAAAGCGTTCAGATCGCTGATAAAGTGATCTTAGCCCCCTTTGGCGAGATAATGCCTTTACCCAAGTTTCTTCAAAAACCCCTTGAAAAGCTCTTTTTTGGCGAGAGCGCTTATTTATACCGCAACGCTCCCCATTTCAGCGATTTTACATTAGACGATTTCACTTTTCGCCCCTTGATTTGCTATGAAGGCACTTCCAAACCCGCTTATTCAAACAGCCCTTCAAAAATTTTTATCGTGATGAGCAATAACGCATGGTTTAGCCCAAGCATTGAACCCACCTTACAAAGAACGCTTTTAAAATACTATGCAAGGCGTTATGATAAAATCATTTTGCACAGTGCGAATTTTTCAACTTCTTACATTTTAAGCCCTAGCTTATTGGGCGATATTCTTTTTAGGAAACGATCATGA
- a CDS encoding DUF1882 domain-containing protein → MTEMELKLIKIDTSHYFEKKPGLGERVDYAGRCYYNKFQRVNAMLTSSLIQKHLKREIEIAHNLILRNDKVENIVFDYNGRNPERFYHKAQLLLREEGFMNFTAYNTKTPGHLHLYVHKGHTELGEGERLVKTLSMKLAQGLPKEWKVFPSNEWPKEFNILALPYEVFAKERGSSWAKHL, encoded by the coding sequence ATGACAGAAATGGAATTAAAGCTCATTAAGATAGACACAAGCCATTATTTTGAAAAAAAACCAGGCTTGGGGGAGAGGGTGGATTATGCGGGGCGTTGCTACTATAATAAATTCCAAAGAGTGAATGCCATGCTCACAAGCTCGCTCATTCAAAAGCATTTGAAAAGGGAGATAGAAATCGCACACAATCTCATCTTGCGTAACGATAAGGTGGAAAACATTGTGTTTGATTATAACGGGAGGAACCCGGAGCGTTTTTACCATAAGGCGCAGTTATTGCTTCGTGAGGAAGGTTTTATGAATTTTACCGCTTATAACACGAAAACGCCAGGGCATTTGCATTTGTATGTGCATAAGGGGCATACGGAATTAGGCGAGGGTGAAAGGTTGGTTAAAACTTTGTCCATGAAATTAGCACAAGGGTTGCCTAAAGAATGGAAGGTATTCCCTAGCAATGAATGGCCTAAGGAATTTAATATTTTAGCTTTACCTTATGAAGTGTTTGCAAAAGAGCGCGGG
- a CDS encoding serine hydroxymethyltransferase, translating to MAYFLEQTDSEIFELIFEEYKRQNEHLEMIASENYTFASVMEAMGSVLTNKYAEGYPNKRYYGGCEVVDKIESLAIERAKKLFNCQFANVQAHSGSQANNAVYHALLKPYDKILGMDLSCGGHLTHGAKVSLTGKHYQSFSYGVNLDGYIDYEETLKIAQSVKPEIIVCGFSAYPREIDFKKFREIADEVGALLLGDIAHVAGLVVTGEHAHPFPHCHVVSSTTHKTLRGPRGGLILTNDEEIAAKIDKAIFPGTQGGPLMHAIAAKAVGFKENLKPEFKAYAKLVKSNMQVLAKALKEKNHKLVSGGTSNHLLLMDFLDKPYSGKDADIALGNAGITVNKNTIPGETRSPFVTSGIRIGSAALSARGMGAKEFEIIGNKISDILNDINNVSLQLHVKEELKAMANQFPVYHQPIF from the coding sequence ATGGCGTATTTTTTAGAACAAACGGATAGTGAAATTTTTGAGCTTATCTTTGAAGAATACAAGAGGCAAAACGAGCATTTAGAAATGATAGCGAGCGAGAATTACACTTTTGCAAGCGTTATGGAGGCTATGGGGAGTGTTTTAACGAATAAATACGCTGAAGGCTATCCTAACAAGCGCTACTATGGAGGCTGTGAAGTGGTGGATAAAATAGAAAGCTTGGCCATAGAAAGGGCTAAAAAGCTTTTTAATTGCCAGTTCGCTAATGTGCAAGCGCACTCAGGCTCACAAGCCAATAACGCTGTCTATCACGCTCTTTTAAAGCCTTATGACAAGATTTTAGGCATGGATTTAAGCTGTGGAGGGCATTTAACGCATGGCGCTAAAGTGAGCTTAACCGGTAAGCATTATCAGAGCTTTTCTTATGGCGTGAATTTAGATGGCTATATTGATTATGAAGAGACGCTAAAAATCGCTCAAAGCGTTAAGCCAGAAATCATTGTGTGCGGGTTTTCAGCCTATCCAAGGGAGATTGATTTTAAGAAATTTAGAGAAATCGCTGATGAAGTGGGAGCGTTACTATTAGGCGATATAGCCCATGTGGCAGGGCTTGTGGTAACCGGTGAGCATGCCCATCCTTTCCCGCATTGCCATGTGGTTTCAAGCACCACTCATAAGACCTTAAGAGGGCCTAGAGGGGGGCTTATTTTAACCAATGATGAAGAGATAGCGGCCAAGATTGATAAAGCGATTTTTCCAGGGACTCAAGGTGGGCCTTTGATGCATGCAATTGCTGCTAAAGCGGTGGGGTTTAAAGAGAATCTAAAACCAGAATTTAAAGCTTATGCAAAATTGGTGAAATCTAACATGCAAGTTTTGGCTAAAGCGTTAAAAGAAAAAAACCACAAGTTAGTGAGTGGTGGCACTTCTAACCATTTGCTTTTAATGGATTTCTTGGATAAGCCTTATAGTGGGAAAGACGCTGATATTGCATTAGGGAATGCCGGGATCACCGTGAATAAAAACACCATTCCTGGCGAAACGCGCAGCCCTTTTGTAACGAGTGGGATAAGGATTGGATCAGCGGCATTGAGCGCAAGGGGCATGGGAGCTAAAGAATTTGAAATCATAGGGAATAAAATATCAGATATTTTGAATGATATTAATAATGTTAGTTTGCAATTGCATGTGAAAGAAGAATTGAAGGCCATGGCCAATCAATTCCCTGTGTACCACCAACCTATTTTTTAA
- a CDS encoding CvpA family protein: protein MNYIDLALLVVVVAFGIRGFYHGFVSEVAGTLGIVLGVYLASRYSVAVGNLFSEHLYDLRNETMTNLIGFLLVLASIWVFFLAFGVLLGKVLVFSGLGIIDKALGFIFSCLKTFLVLSFILYALSKMEVMKDANAYLQEKSAFFSTMKSIASKIMRLDGVKHVEKNLKDNLEEMSDEVKNKESFNKNKQSFDKAMDKGVESLKEKAKDLPKNMLDPKANQTPPNPTPSNKEPL from the coding sequence TTGAATTATATTGATTTGGCGTTACTTGTGGTGGTGGTAGCTTTTGGGATTAGGGGATTTTATCATGGCTTCGTGAGTGAAGTGGCGGGGACTTTAGGGATTGTGCTTGGCGTGTATTTAGCGTCTCGCTATTCTGTGGCTGTTGGGAATTTATTTTCAGAGCATTTGTATGATTTAAGAAATGAAACCATGACGAATCTCATCGGTTTTTTATTGGTGTTAGCGTCTATTTGGGTGTTTTTTTTAGCTTTTGGAGTGTTGCTAGGCAAGGTGTTAGTCTTTAGCGGATTAGGCATTATAGACAAAGCGTTAGGGTTTATTTTCTCATGTTTAAAGACTTTTTTAGTGCTTTCTTTCATCCTTTATGCACTCTCTAAAATGGAAGTCATGAAAGACGCTAACGCCTATTTGCAAGAAAAAAGTGCTTTTTTTTCTACCATGAAAAGCATCGCCAGTAAGATCATGCGCCTTGATGGCGTCAAACATGTGGAGAAAAACCTTAAAGACAACCTTGAAGAAATGAGCGATGAAGTCAAAAATAAAGAATCTTTTAATAAAAATAAACAATCTTTTGATAAAGCGATGGATAAGGGCGTGGAATCTTTAAAAGAAAAGGCTAAAGATTTGCCTAAAAACATGCTAGATCCAAAAGCTAACCAAACCCCACCAAACCCCACCCCATCTAATAAAGAACCCCTATAA
- the efp gene encoding elongation factor P — MAIGMSELKKGLKIELGGVPYRIVEYQHVKPGKGAAFVRAKIKSFLDGKVIEKTFHAGDKCEEPNLVEKTMQYLYHDGDTYQFMDIESYEQIALNDSQVGEASKWMLDGMQVQVLLHNDKAISVDVPQVVALKIVETAPNFKGDTSSASKKPATLETGAVVQVPFHVLEGEVIKVNTETEEYLEKVK, encoded by the coding sequence ATGGCAATTGGGATGAGCGAGCTCAAAAAGGGCTTGAAAATTGAATTGGGCGGTGTGCCTTATAGGATCGTAGAATACCAGCATGTCAAGCCCGGCAAGGGTGCGGCTTTTGTGCGCGCGAAAATCAAGTCGTTTTTGGACGGCAAGGTGATTGAGAAGACTTTCCATGCTGGGGACAAGTGCGAAGAGCCTAATCTAGTTGAAAAAACGATGCAATACCTTTATCATGATGGCGATACATACCAATTCATGGATATAGAGAGCTATGAGCAAATCGCTTTAAACGACTCTCAAGTGGGCGAGGCTTCTAAGTGGATGCTAGACGGCATGCAAGTGCAGGTTTTATTGCATAATGACAAGGCGATTTCAGTGGATGTGCCGCAAGTTGTGGCTTTAAAGATTGTAGAAACAGCCCCTAATTTTAAGGGCGATACTTCAAGCGCGAGCAAAAAGCCAGCGACTTTAGAAACCGGTGCGGTCGTGCAAGTGCCTTTCCATGTTTTAGAGGGTGAGGTAATTAAAGTCAATACGGAAACAGAAGAGTATCTTGAAAAGGTGAAGTGA
- the pseI gene encoding pseudaminic acid synthase has translation MLQRPKIVAELSANHNQDLNLAKESLHAIKESGADFVKLQTYTPSCMTLNSKEDPFIIQGTLWDKENLYELYQKASTPLEWHAELFELAKKLDLGIFSSPFSSKALELLESLNCPMYKIASFEIVDLDLIEKSARTQKPIILSSGIATHTELQDAISLCKGVNNFDITLLKCVSAYPSQIEDANLLSMVKLGETFGVKFGLSDHTIGSLCPILATTLGASMIEKHFILNKSLQTPDSAFSMDFNEFKSMVEAIKQSVLALGEEEPKINPKTLEERRFFARSLFVIKDIQKGEALTENNIKALRPNLGLHPKFYKEILGQKASKFLKANTPLNADDIEHSL, from the coding sequence ATGTTACAACGCCCTAAAATTGTCGCTGAATTGAGCGCTAACCATAACCAGGATCTAAACCTAGCCAAAGAAAGCCTTCATGCCATTAAGGAAAGCGGCGCGGATTTTGTCAAGCTCCAAACCTACACGCCAAGCTGCATGACTTTAAACTCCAAAGAAGATCCTTTCATCATTCAAGGCACTTTATGGGATAAAGAAAATCTGTATGAATTGTATCAAAAGGCTTCTACCCCCCTAGAGTGGCATGCGGAATTGTTTGAGTTGGCTAAAAAGCTTGATTTAGGCATTTTTAGCTCGCCTTTTAGCTCAAAAGCTTTAGAGCTTTTAGAGAGCCTGAATTGCCCCATGTATAAGATCGCTAGTTTTGAAATCGTTGATTTAGATTTGATTGAAAAGTCCGCTCGCACACAAAAGCCCATTATCCTTTCTAGCGGTATCGCTACACATACCGAATTGCAAGACGCTATCTCGTTGTGCAAAGGCGTGAATAATTTTGACATCACCCTTTTAAAATGCGTGAGCGCTTATCCCAGCCAAATAGAAGACGCTAACTTATTGAGCATGGTTAAATTAGGCGAAACCTTTGGCGTTAAATTTGGCTTGAGCGATCACACGATTGGCTCTCTTTGCCCCATTTTAGCCACCACTTTAGGAGCGAGCATGATAGAAAAGCATTTCATTTTAAACAAATCCTTACAAACCCCAGACAGCGCTTTTAGCATGGATTTTAACGAATTTAAAAGCATGGTTGAAGCCATCAAACAAAGCGTTTTAGCCTTGGGCGAAGAAGAGCCTAAAATCAATCCAAAGACTTTAGAGGAGCGAAGATTTTTTGCGCGTTCTTTATTTGTCATTAAGGATATTCAAAAAGGCGAAGCATTGACTGAAAACAATATCAAAGCCTTACGCCCCAACCTTGGCTTACACCCTAAATTTTATAAAGAAATTTTAGGCCAAAAGGCATCAAAATTCTTAAAAGCCAACACCCCTTTAAACGCTGATGATATAGAACACTCATTGTAG
- a CDS encoding ATP-binding cassette domain-containing protein — protein MIKATGISHAFEKPLYNGVNLCIKPKESLAILGVSGSGKSTLLSHLATMLKPDSGTVSLLEHQDIYALNSKKLLELRRLKVGIVFQSHYLFKGFSALENLQVASILAKQEINHSLLEQLGIAHTLKQGVGELSGGQQQRLSIARVLSKKPKIIIADEPTGNLDTISANQVISMLQNYIAENEGALVLATHDEHLAFTCSQVYRLEKEVLIKEK, from the coding sequence ATGATTAAAGCGACTGGTATTTCTCATGCTTTTGAAAAACCTCTTTATAATGGCGTGAATTTGTGCATTAAACCCAAAGAAAGCCTAGCGATTTTAGGCGTGAGCGGGAGCGGTAAAAGCACGCTTTTAAGCCATTTGGCCACCATGCTAAAACCGGATAGCGGGACAGTTAGTTTGTTAGAGCACCAGGATATTTATGCCTTAAATTCCAAAAAACTTTTGGAATTACGACGCTTAAAAGTGGGCATAGTCTTCCAATCGCATTACCTTTTTAAGGGTTTTAGCGCTTTAGAAAACTTGCAAGTCGCTTCCATCCTAGCCAAGCAAGAAATAAATCATTCCCTTTTAGAACAATTAGGCATAGCCCACACCCTAAAACAAGGCGTGGGTGAATTGAGCGGCGGCCAACAACAACGCTTAAGCATCGCCAGAGTGCTTTCTAAAAAACCCAAAATCATTATCGCTGATGAACCCACCGGGAATTTAGACACCATTAGCGCTAATCAAGTCATCAGCATGCTGCAAAATTACATTGCAGAAAACGAAGGGGCGTTAGTTTTAGCCACGCATGATGAGCATTTAGCCTTCACTTGCTCTCAAGTCTATCGCCTAGAAAAAGAAGTTTTGATTAAGGAAAAATAA
- the lysS gene encoding lysine--tRNA ligase, protein MFSNQYIQQRIHKANSLREEGKNPYKNGLKRSLTNAAFLEKYAYVKGLEEPKDKEKHESIVGRVKLLRLMGKACFIKVEDESAILQAYVSQNELNDEFKSLKKHLEVGDIVLVKGFPFATKTGELSVHALEFHILSKTIVPLPEKFHGLSDIELRYRQRYLDLIVNPSVKDVFKKRSLIVSSVRKFFEMEGFLEVETPMMHPIPGGANARPFITYHNALEIERYLRIAPELYLKRLIVGGFEAVFEINRNFRNEGMDHSHNPEFTMIEFYWAYHTYEDLIELSKRLFDYLLKTLNLDSKIIYNDMEVDFNQTSVISYLDALETIGGISKGILEKEDRLLAYLLEQGIKVEPNLTHGKLLAEAFDHFVEHKLINPTFVTQYPIEISPLARRNDSNPNIADRFELFIAGKEIANGFSELNDPLDQLERFKNQVAEKEKGDEEAQYMDEDYVWALAHGMPPTAGQGIGIDRLVMLLTGAKSIKDVILFPAMRPVKNDFNVESEE, encoded by the coding sequence ATGTTTTCTAACCAATACATCCAACAACGCATCCATAAAGCCAATAGCTTGAGAGAAGAAGGGAAAAACCCTTATAAAAATGGCTTGAAACGAAGCCTCACCAACGCTGCTTTTTTAGAAAAATACGCTTATGTTAAGGGTTTAGAAGAGCCTAAAGACAAAGAAAAACACGAAAGTATTGTAGGGAGGGTCAAGCTCTTGCGTTTAATGGGTAAGGCATGTTTTATTAAAGTTGAAGATGAAAGCGCGATTTTGCAAGCTTATGTTTCGCAAAATGAATTGAACGATGAATTTAAAAGCTTGAAAAAGCATTTGGAAGTGGGCGATATTGTGTTGGTGAAAGGCTTCCCTTTTGCTACCAAAACCGGTGAATTAAGCGTTCATGCCCTAGAATTTCATATTTTAAGCAAAACCATTGTGCCTTTACCTGAAAAATTTCATGGATTAAGCGATATAGAATTGCGTTACCGCCAGCGCTATTTGGATTTGATCGTCAATCCTAGCGTTAAAGATGTGTTTAAAAAGCGCAGTTTGATCGTCTCTAGCGTGCGGAAATTTTTTGAAATGGAAGGGTTTTTAGAAGTGGAAACCCCTATGATGCACCCCATTCCTGGCGGGGCGAACGCAAGGCCTTTCATCACTTATCATAACGCCTTAGAAATTGAAAGGTATTTGAGAATCGCCCCAGAATTATACCTTAAACGCTTGATTGTAGGGGGGTTTGAGGCGGTGTTTGAAATCAATCGTAATTTCAGGAATGAGGGCATGGATCACAGCCATAACCCCGAATTCACGATGATTGAGTTTTACTGGGCGTATCACACTTATGAAGATTTGATTGAACTCAGTAAGAGGTTGTTTGACTACTTGCTAAAGACTTTAAATTTAGATTCAAAAATCATTTACAACGATATGGAAGTGGATTTCAACCAAACGAGCGTGATTTCTTATTTGGACGCTTTAGAAACAATAGGGGGCATTAGTAAGGGCATTTTAGAAAAAGAAGACAGGCTTTTGGCTTATTTATTAGAGCAAGGCATCAAAGTAGAGCCAAACCTCACTCATGGCAAGTTACTCGCTGAAGCGTTTGATCATTTTGTAGAGCATAAGCTCATTAACCCCACTTTTGTAACCCAATACCCTATTGAGATTAGCCCCTTAGCCAGACGCAACGATAGTAACCCTAATATTGCTGACAGGTTTGAATTGTTTATTGCAGGGAAAGAAATCGCTAACGGCTTTAGCGAGTTGAACGATCCTTTAGATCAATTAGAACGCTTTAAAAATCAAGTGGCTGAAAAAGAAAAAGGCGATGAAGAAGCCCAATACATGGATGAAGATTATGTGTGGGCGTTAGCCCATGGAATGCCCCCCACTGCAGGGCAAGGCATAGGCATTGATAGATTAGTGATGCTACTCACTGGAGCTAAAAGCATTAAAGATGTGATTTTATTCCCAGCGATGCGTCCTGTTAAAAACGATTTTAATGTGGAGAGTGAAGAATAA